One Coffea eugenioides isolate CCC68of unplaced genomic scaffold, Ceug_1.0 ScVebR1_78;HRSCAF=398, whole genome shotgun sequence genomic window, TGCGAAGGCAGATCATTGTAACTCAGAGAAAGTATCCTTTTAACTCTCTCTAACTTACCGGTGCCTTCTAATTCACCCCCAAGACTGTGTTGAACGATCTCCCATTCATCTATTCTGCTCACGTCCTTTGAAGCCAAGAGCCCACTGATCGCCAGAATTGCCAAAGGCAAACCATCACATTTATCCAATACGGCTTTTGCAACATCCATTAGGTGGGCGCGGCAACGATTTCCTTTAAAGATCTTGTTACGAAATAGGGTCCATGAATCTTCAATTGATAGTGGCTCCATTTTGTAGACATAATCCTGAGATTCTGTGCAAGAGGCAGAGGCAACATCGGCTTTTCGTGTTGTTAGTATGGCACGATTGCCGTAGTTACCCTCAGGCAGTGCAAATTTGATTGCATTCCAAAATTCCACGTCCCACACGTCATCAAACACAATTGCATACCTTCCagcttgttgaagaaaatctttgacaaatTCTTTCAACTCAATGGTAGATATAGACTCGATGAATTGTGGGACTGATTTGTTCAATTCCTTGTGCAACTGCCAAATCAAGTCTCTCAGGAGCTTTGGAAAGTCGCATGTTTGAGAGACGGTAACCCAGGCACGAACTGGGAAATTCTTTCTAACATCTGGATCTTCATGGACCTTTTTGACTAGGGTTGTTTTCCCTAGTCCAGCCATACCAACCACTGAAATAACTTTGAGTTGGTGATCGTGGCCCTCGAGAAGCTTAGAAATCAGATGTTGTTTGGGCTGGTCAATGCCAACCAATTTTGCTTCCTCCACTAGAAGTGCATCATCCCTGCTATAGCGCCATGAGTTGGTCATGGTTGACGATCCAGCGACACGGTCGTCGATGCCAAATTCAACTTGGTATCTCTGACGTCCTTCtgaaatattttttatcctGGACTTTATGCTTTGAATTTCACTGGCAACCTGATGACGAGCTCGCAAGCTCTTAATGGCTTTGAGAATTCTCTGAAGAGAGCCACAGAATCCATGATGTCGGTAGCCAGCAAAGCGAAGTACAAATTCATCGAGAACATCTTCAATGTCATAAGCAGCTTCGCGCACTTGCTTGATCCATTCTTGGAGCTTGggatcatcatcttcttttgCTTCAGCCACTTTGAGGAAAGCTTTCATATGCCCCAACTCATCCTTGATGAGTTGGACCTCTTGTCGAAGCCCTCCTAATAGGCTTCCCTCCTCTCAGAGTAAGGTTGCGAGATGATTTGAAACAAAAGAGACAACAGTTGCTGCCATTTTCAGTCTTCCTTTTTAACCTAAGAATGTCGGGGAAGACGGCTTCTGGTTTATAGGATAGGACAGTCCAGTTGTAATATCttgaaaggaagaaggaagaggaaGTTATTAGATTCATAAGCTGATGTTCTTCGGTGCAGTatttatcaaaaagaaaaacagcattaaacagaaaaagaaagaattaacCAATTAGAAGAAACTGAAGCAAGAAACATCTGATTGTGAAAGACGAAGCTGCCTTACCTGCCACAATACAAAATCATGGAAGCTATTAAGAAGACTCTCTGTTTGCACATGTCTTCAGGACCTTCTTTCAACCGTAGGTCCCTTGGTCGGATAAAGACAAAAAGGAGCATCGTTCGATTGTGGGCTTTTTTAACCAACTCCCTTTGGTTGAGTTGGCCATCACTTTTAGTGTAAGGTTGAAGTTCAAGGGTTCAATTCTTGCTTTTCATCAAAAGTGACTACCTAATGTGGTTGTGCTTAAGATCCATGTGAGTGTTTTGCACTCATATGATTCGATGGTGGTTTAGTTCCCATCGATTTTTCGTGACCATGTTGGGTCACCTCCTCTAGTGTAGGATAGATTAGGATTAGGAGTAGATGTAGACGTAGGTGATGACAtgtgacaaaaagaaaaaaaagaagactgTTGGTTCAAGGACATTATTGATTTTATTGACGAAGAAATAAAAAACCAACTCTATGGAACTAATTTCTGCTGACCAATTAGTATTTGTAATATCAAAGAAATGTGAACTGTATTGATTTAAGAGGTCTATGAACAGCATGCaaatttagcaaaaaaaaaaaaaggaattgcaGAAAATGGTAAGGagtaaattaaaaataatcaattttCTTTACAATTAAGGATTACAAATTTGTTGGAATAGCTGTACCACTCAATCATGACATGGCTTATTTCTATGCCCTTCACTTTGTCAATTAATTTAATGTCTCATTTATATCATCTTTGCAGCTATCTTTTTTAACTGCATAGGGAAAatttaagtttcttttttaaCTCAATCAAATACCAATTAATATCATAAAGTCAGGGGGGATTGTATTGCAGATATTGGTAAGTTTACTGTTGATTGCAGCGTTAGTTATATAATGATATCTATTACTTGTTCTATGATAAGGAAGCTGCAAGATGCCTTGTGGCCTTTATTTCATGGTCATTGCTTCTTATTATCGCTTTGACTTTTGTTGCAGGCATGTGCTTTGTACAACAATTGGTGGCCAATGCTAACAGGTACAAGAATGTGAGATATTTGGCACGATGTCGATTACCTATTCTTGATAATTGCCTTCTTCATATGACTGATATCTTGGAATTCTCCTGCCATTTGGATAAAATAGGAATCTAGTTTCATGCAACTTGCTCTTTTGGGCATATTTAATGTGGCAACCAGATTAACAGTTAGGCATGTTGTCTGCTTGCAGTAATAATGTATGTGGTTCTACCTATGCCCTTAATTCTTTTGGCTGGCTCGGATACTTTATCTCTCTTCTCTGAATCTCAAAGTGGGTaaggtttttttgtttttccttccgCACTGTTTCTCTGATGAGATGCTTTTATTCAAGTTCATTTATATGGATTTTTTTGGCCTTATTTGGTTTTCATGAGCAATGTGGCAACAGCTGGGCAGACGTGACCAAATTCTTAACTGGGGCTTCGGCTGTTGGTAGCATAGCAATACCAATCATCTTAAAGCATGCTGGAGTAATTGGGTGGGGGGCAATGGCAATGGAGCTCTCATCCTTTTTCACATTTGTTCTAGCAATCATGTGTTTCATTGGAACGAGCGAAGATGATGGATATAGCATCCTTTGAACGCGACtctctttaaaaatttcaacttttccatTGTGCGGAAAACGTAGAAGTTGCCTTTTTCTTGATTGCTGAGTGTGGAGGCCAATTGTGGATTTGTCCACCTCGGCAACCCCTCACCTCAGCAACCGTCTTGGGGAGCAGGGGAGCCTGGACTCCCTTGTGGTCAAGAGGGTGTTAGGATGGTACCGGAAGGGGCCTTCCCAGGATTCGAACCCTGGTCCTTTTGGATAAGGGTCTTGGGATTGAATGCCTGGTACCAATTGGGCTCCCTgcttcccacagacggcgccaattgaagaggtgaATTCGGACCGGCTAGAGTGAACCGTGAACTAGCAGTGCTACAGTAGAAGAGGTCACAGCGGTCTGGATCACCTGCTTAGGTTATGAGAGGGGCTGGATCCCCCGGTAGAACTCCAAAGCTTAAGTTAATTCGGGATTGTGAAAATAGCTTAATAGAGAGAATCAGTATATGATTTTTACCAGGAAATTGGTCCTCCTTTTTCAGTAGAAGTCTTGAGTATTTATAGAGGATGGACAGGAAAGAGGGTCTGCTTGCACAGGTCCCTAGAGATCTGGCAGGGTCAGCGTATCAAGATGATTTGATGGGCTCTGCGGAAAGGTGCGCCGGAACAGTCATGTGTCAGGCGGCGCATGTCAGAGCAGCTTTATCAGAAGTGTCAGAGGTGTCAGGGATCATGTTCCACAACTCCGGTTGTCAGATCATTATACTTCACTTCGGCTTTATGAAAGCCTTGGCCGTGGCAGTAACTGGACCGAAGTCAATTCCCGATGGTGATAGGCCGAAGCGGTCGGAACCGAAGTACCACAGGACGGAACCCCAGCGCTATCCGAGCTGGAAATACCCTCCTCActaagccccccaagcctcggGAAGGGCGAGGTCGTGGTATTCCGAAGTGGCTACTTCCTGGGGCTGACAAGTGTGTAGGACACGGAACGTCGGGACACGTCATGACCGCGCGGATGGGACTGGATGAGGGGTGAAAGGACGGCTGTCAGCTTTAATGATGAATCCATGGATGGACGTGAAATCAACGGTCAGATGAACAGTGTTCTcattaatgaggagagaggTTGTGCCCTCGAGAATCCCAAAGGTTCCGTCTTTTCATCTTCTCCCtgttagcctataaataggagTCCCTTTTTACAGTTTTACTCTTTACCAGAAATCAAAAATCACCTCAGAGCTCTGTTTCTTTGTCTTTTCACTTCGGCAATCCCTTAAACCACATCTTCTGAGTAAGTTCacttcttcctcttcatttcttctttagCAATGGCTAGGACAGCCCGTACTCACAAAGAGACGGTGAGGCCCGACTTCACTGAAGCAGAGAGGCCTGAACCTTCCGAAGAGAGAACGGTTTCTGAGGCCGGGGAAGGGGGGGCCGAAGCGTCTCATCAGGTCGGGACACCCCAGGAAGAAAGCGAGGGAACCGAGGTCGAAGCGGAGGTACTCTACAACGATGACCTCGGCGACGAAGTTCCTAGGGACGTGGGGGTGCAAGAACCTGCCACCCCTCCGAACTTGGCGGCGATTGACTACGGCATAGTCCCTCTGTTCGGCAGCGTAATGACTCAAGTCATGATTGCCGAGGTGGTCCGTCAGTATCCCTAGAGGAGGGATTACAGCATCTATACCCCTCGGCCGGACCAGTCAGCCGAGCTCCCTCCCCGAGGTAGAGTGGCCATATACCTCGACCAGTTGGAGGCCGGGCTAAGAATGCCGACCACGAGGTTTCTTCGGGACTGTCTGAGATATTGGGGAGTGAGAATCACTCAGCTCACCCCTAATGCAATCCGGGTCCTGGTCGGCTTCCAAATGTTGTGCCGACATCAGGAGATAACTCCCACAGTCAATCTCTTCCGTCGCTGCTACTCACTCAAGAATAGTGGGACTGAAAAGGGATGGTATTACTTCGGGAACAAGGTCCCGAAGTTAGTGGTAGATGCACCCTCTTCCATCAAGGAGTGGAAGAGGAACTTCATCTTCGTCCCGGCTAATGACTTCCCCAGAAGGTTCTGGTGGAGGCCCCCTACCCCGGTCAAAGAGACCTCTCCGGGTAAATTGGAAGAGGGCAACTTCAGAAAGCTGACGGGGTCGGGTCTCTGGATCAACTGCTGGGATTTTTCCGAGGCAGTTCTTGTTGACAGCGATATCAGCCGAGCTCTCATCAGCCCGGAAGGCCCCGCGGTGATCAGATCGGAAACCTTCGTCACTGCAAAGTATAGAGGGAGAGTTAGTTAGAATCAAGGAAAAATAAACGAAGTGAGGAGTAGGGAAGTACAATGTTTTTCAAGCCTATTAGAATAGAAAGGCCTTTTTGTGGAGGCCAATTGTGGATTTGTCCACCTTGGCAACCCCTCACCTCGGCAACCGTCTTGGGGAGCAGGGAAGCCTGGACTCCCTGGTGGTCAAGAGGGTGTTATGATGGTACCGGGAGGGGCCTCCCCAGGATTCGAACCCTGGTCCTTTGGATAAGGGTCTTAAGGTTGAAGTCCTGGTACCAATTGGGCTATATCCACAATTGGTCTCCACAAAAAGGCCGGCCTTTTTGTGGAGGCCAATTGTGGATTTGTCCACCTCGGCAACCCCTCACCTCGGCAACCGTCTTGGGGAGCAGGGGAGCCTGGACTCCCTGGTGGTCAAGAGGGTGTTAGGATGGTACCGGGAGGGGCCTCCCCAGGATTCGAACCCTAGTCCTTTGGATAAGGGTCTTGGGGTTGAATGCCTGGTACCAATTGCGCTAATTGTGGATTTGTCCACCTCGGCAACCCCTCACCTCGGCAACCGTCTTGGGGAGCAGGGGAGCCTGGACAGCGCAATTGGTACCAGGCATTCAACCCCAAGACCCTTATCCAAAGGACCAGGGTTCGAATCCTGGGGAGGCCCCTCTCGGTACCATTCTAACACCCTCTTGACCACCAGGGAGTCCAGGCTCCCCTGCTCCCCAAGACGGTTGCCGAGGTGAGGGGTTGCCGAGGTGGACAAATCTACAATTGGCCTTCACACTGAGCATTGCCTCTCATTTTGTGCTTTGTAAATACAAGAATGGTTATTTTTTCAGTGAATGAATACCTGAGTTGCACATTAAACAATCTCGCCATTAAGGTCATATACCGCATCAGACACCACACTTGCTGTCAGTGCCAAATGTACAAGGTTGCAGAATTTCTGAAGGAACTATAGCCATAATATCAAAGATACTCCTGAAGGCAGGCAATTTGTAACCATGGAACAGAAGTTGACCAGAATGCTGTATTACAAACACATCAGTGTTCATTGGGAGCCAAGACAAAGCATGGAAAACTTTCAATGTTTTGGTTCCACCAACAACATTACAAGCAAAAAGATccatctaacttaaacaaataaGAATTGAACTGTGTCCTCTTTATCcttaattcttttttctgtttcaaCCAAGTTTAGCTGAATATAGAGAATACATATCTTCATGAACCATCAAGTAACTACAATGACACCAAGAAGATAGCCCCAGCTATCACTACTTAAGTGCAAGTCTAGACACTACATTTGGAATATGTACTAGAGGAATGATGATAAAccattgacaggtgccgaacctgcacaataataaatacctactcaagaaaattacaaattttgtatatagcggtgagtaggatcgaatccacagggagcaggtaggaaattatttctttccaaatcagtagaacaaaattgggggattttcaatgggagagaaataaataaaataaaagtaaaataaaaataaagcgaACTAAGTTCAAAACcaactcacaaagcacaattgactaaaaatagcaattaacaaaagttctacccaaaggatcaactgctcaggcacggtccaattaaatgatcatcgatgcaaagatatttcatccatttatcactaggttggttatagttatcaataagctctgacaaccagttcttccttaccttttcgacagtcaaggtacgaccattgactgcttccctaaccagataacaaccctaggtacgaccataggaatttaattacccaattgcattaaagttagaagaacccaaccctaaccaataaacacgctaagagggtttatttaagctagatcctgcgtttccccatcataaaaccaattatggtggttgccacggggtgttaactaaatgaacaattacggattctatttaattaacgtggcagtaggctattaaattaaatcaaatacccggccgttgatattcaattaataaaataccatgaacaattaattcaggaaacgcacgaatagcaattaattggaggaaataatgaagattcggttagatctcacagatattatggaccgcgccttcgcgtcaacctttgggtagaggaggaaattagccgctcctcatcgtgtcaatcccgcgtgatttaattgaattcattcaattattCGCCGAAGAATTGGGGAAAGGAAGTTAATTGCGGCAACAACGAAGAAGATCCTGCTTTTGCATTCGTTCTAGGACCGCAATCGCAAAGCAAAACAACCAACGCGAATTGCCTCAAAACAAGGGTTACAACCCAGCAGTCAAATCCGTACCAGACAAAAGCTAAAGGGAAGAAAATTACGTCCTTCCCGAAAGAGAACAAAAGGAAACTTAAAGCTCAAATCCAATTGCGGCTGACGGAAAgcgaaagaagagaaaaagcgTCTGACCGCTGACCAACgtaggaaaagaaaactaaacctaAAAGATAGATGATCCTTGAATCTTCCTTGTTTCCCTTTTTATATCCGCCGCACAAGAGAcgtagaaaagaaaaagacgtCTGGAACAAAGGCCTGGAGCAAAGCTTTGTCTCCAGAGTTCTGATCCCACGCTTTGGGTTCACGTGGACCGCAGTCCggctttcggtttcgtccaccttctaaggcgtggccacgctcTGAAATGgaaagtcttctggaaatttaccCCGCGATATCATTTTAATGCtaaccacctacaattcacacaaatatcaaatatgagtgAATTTCCCTTTCTTAGCACcgtgaatagccaaaattagaACAAGATGACAATGCAAAACGTGCCAAATAACGGCTCTATCAACCATATAGTGAAAGTACATACTTTTCATCACTTTCAACCATATAGTGAAACCTAGCAATATTGACcttgtatttcttttctgtGACAACAATGGTTCATTCGTCATTAAGCAATCCAATAAACACTTGCCATCATAACTTTGCCAATAAAATCTGAAAACTTGATATATGCTCTACATGGTACACCAATTCATATAAGCTCATCCTTATTGACATAGACATAGTTATACACTTACATACACAATACACGAACACAAACACTCCCCATCCTCCATCCCCCTCGCAACCCTGCCAGTGCAATCACAGACACAAACACAGAGCAGATCTAAACTACTAGACAGAGAGTCTATAAAAGCCCTCACGCCATCTCATCCCTCCTTGAAACActcttaagcaaagaaaagccCAGTTCTTACATTGTAAAACAAGATAAAAGGACTCCAACAAATCTACAGCTTCTCCACTCTGTCAAGTCCAGTTAATAACagggaaaatttcaagaacagGGCATGCTTGGAACCTTATTTGACAAAGAAAGCACAATGTTCGGCTATCTATAGAAGGCCTTCATGCGTGAAATGTATTTTCGTGTACACATACTAGTACATTTTGaggaagaaatcaagaaagaggATAGCTTTTGTTGAGGGCAAAATGACGAGAATgccatttaattttttgttactATCATATTTTAGGACAGAAATAGAAGGATATTTAGCTATTAGATCATCATATAGAGTATTTAGATTTTCAATGTTATTCCCCTGTACAATAAACCAAGGAAAATctgatgcatttttttttctctatctGGTTTCGAAAAATGCATCTAGAAAGCTACATATTTTTGGATTGAGGAATAAACACCATGATTCTGTGGCATGATGGATGGATTTTGCATTTTGGCCTTCAACTCTTTGGTGAGCTGCATCTACGGTAAGTCGCCCTTTATTTGTTTAGTATTTTTTCTTATATACGCAACAACAAGTTTATGAGCTTCTTAAATCTGTTTTTTATGCTTCTAAAAAATTGGCAAATCTAACTTTtagaaataaatcaaatttgGGATAAGATCCTTTTGTTATCTAAAATTGAAGAGTGAAAAGAAGATCGTCATTCTCAAATTTGGCTTCTTAAATCTATTTTTTATGCTTCTAAAAAATTGGCAAATCTAACTTTtagaaataaatcaaatttgGGATAAGATCCTTTTGTTATCTAAAATTGAAGAGTGAAAAGAAGATCGTCATTCTCAAATTTGGCACTATGCTATATGCATTGCAATCTTTATGTAGACTTATGGACAAATTGATTCCTGTACTTAGTCATCATTGAGCTCATTATTCCTGTACTTATGGTAGGTAAGAATGCTTCATTTGCTGAAgttaaaattaaagaaaaacagttaaaaaaaatacattaaCAAAATGCAGCATATGAACAACATGATGATGCAATGCACCATACTACACGCAATGGAGAAGATAGAAAACTTCAGAAACTTCTCAgaaaaatagaagaagaagagaaaggaaagCCACGGGATGCTGCTAGTGCTAGGCAAGGAATGTTTACTTCTTCTTCCCCCATAGCCGGCGGATTCTCCATCCACCATCAGCTGTATAAAAACCAATGACAATTTCAGGAATGTGTGCCATTCTTCTGTATTCTTCACTGTCTTCCTTTTGATTCTCTACCTTCTCTATCAGTCGAGAACTCATCTCATACAAATGCAGCTCTTGAAGATGGCTCAAGTGCTGAATTCCCAAGGGTAAGTCCTCTAGTGATGGAACTTGATTCAGTACTAGTTTTCGGAGATTTGGGCACGCACCCTCCTCCACTGTCATCCATCTCAGCCCTTCTATTCTCTTTAGCCACAACTTTTTCAGCTTTAGGAACCCTCCAGCCTTGAAACACAACCTTTCTCCCTGGTAAGATCCACAGAAACCAATTTCATCCAAATTGGGCAAATGTTGGAGGGATTCAAGCGGATCCTCCTCAGCCCTTAACCCGCTCCAGTTCATAACTATTTTTACCAAGTTTTGAAGATGAGTTATCCACACTGGCATTGTTTCTAAGCAGCCACGCATAATTAGCATACGAAGAGATCGAAGAAacgaacaagaagaagaaagagaatgtTGATGATGATTTAGATCGATTATCTCATAATCATCACCTTTTCCAACTGAATCAACACTTAATTCCCGAAGACTGGTGAGGTTGACAAGGGAGGAGCAGAGCTCCTTTCCATCTTCTCTTCTCAACTGTGCAATAGATAACTCTCTTAATTGGGTCAATTTTCCTATCTCTTTAACTATTACAGACCCGCTGCTTGCATCTATGGTGTTTAACCTTTGTAAAGCGAGAAGCCCTCCCAATTTTGATGGACCTTTAAACCCATGAAATCCAAAACCTTCATCTGAGGGATCAACTCGTTGGAATACTGTGAGATACCGAAGCTTTTGCAGCTTTAGGATTTCCACGGGTAATTCCCTAACTCCAGTGTCCCCAAAATCCAGATATTCCAAATGTTGAAGCTTTCTAACAGCTCTCGGGACTCTttccacttttgtaccaaataGGCTCAGATACGTGAGATGcaacaagttgaaaatttcatttggtgTTTCCTCTATCTCTTGACCAATCAAATCCAAAACCTTTAGCAACTTGCTACTTCTTAGAACTTCAGATAAGAAAGTTTTGGATAGTAATGGCTTGGTGGAACTAAATGTGATGAACGATCGAAGGTgttcaaaggaataaaattgTCTTAGGTTGCTACAGTTACTACTACTATGGATTGCTAGACGGCGTACCTTCTCAGATGGCCACGTCATTGGTTGTCCAGTAGCAATTGTAACCATGTTTTGTTCCCTTGACTTGATGAGAATAACTTCTCTCATTAAGTCATGGATTCGACATGTGTAGGGTGATCCTTCATAAAACACTTCAGTCACTTGAATTAGGCTTCTACTGATGAGTTCACCGAGATAGCCCCTGGCTACATCTTCAATACTCATTCCTTCTCTCCCTTCTACAAATCTTTCAGCAATCCATAATAGAATCAGCTTCTGGCATGCTATTAGATCATCCTCCGGATAAATGGTTAAATACAACAGACAGGGTTTAAGGTGCAAAGGTAGATCGTTGTAACTCAGAGAAAGTATTCTTTTAACTCTCTCTAGCTTACCGGTGCCTTCTAATTCACCCCCAAGACTGTGTTGAATCATCTCCCATTCATCTATTCTGCTCACGTCCTTCGAAGCCAAGAGCCCACCGATCGCAAGAATAGCCAAAGGCAAACCGTCACATTTATCCAATACAGCTTTTGCAACATCCATCAGGTGGGCGGGGCAACGATTTCCTTTAAAGATCTTGTTACAAAATAGGGTCCACGAATCCTCAGTAGATAGTGGCTCCATTCTGTAGACATAACCCTGGGATTCTGTGCAAGATGCAGAGGCTACATCGGCTTTTCGTGTTGTTAGCATGACACGATTGCCGTGGTTACCCTCAGGCAGTGCAAATTTGATTGCATTCCAAAATTCCACGTTCCACACGTCATCAAACACAATTGCATACCTTGCAACTTtttgaagaaaatctttgacaatTTTTTTCAGCTCAGCGGTAGTCTTGGACTCGATCGATTGTGCGACTGGTTCCTTCCCTTCCTCGTATAACTGCCGAATCAAGTCTCTCAGGAGCCTTGGAAAGTCGCTTGTTTGAGAGACGGTTACCCATGCATGAACTGGGAAATTCTTTCTAACATCTGGATCTTCATGGACCTTTTTGACTAGGGTAGTTTTGCCGAGTCCTCCCATTCCAACCACTGAAACAACTTTGAGCTGGTGATCGTGCCCCTCGAGAAGCTTAGAAATCAGATGTTGTTTCGGCTGGTCAATGCCAACCAATTTTGCTTCCTCCACTAGAAGTGCATCATCCCTGCTATAGCGCCATGAGTCGTTCATGGTTGAAGATCCAGTGACACGGTCGTCGATGCCAAATTCGGCTTGGTATCTCTGACGTCCTTCTGAAATATTTTTGATTCTGGACTTTATGCTTTGAATTTCACTGGCAACCTGATGACGAGCTCGCAAGCTCTTAATGGCTTTGAGAATTCTATGAAGAGAGCCACAGAATCCATGATGTCGGCGGCCAGCAAAGCGAAGTACAAATTCATCGAGAACATCTTCAATGTCATAAGCAGCTTCGCGCACTTGGTTGATCCATTCTTGGAGCCTGggatcatcatcttcttttgCTTCAGCCACTTTGAGGAAAGCTTTCATATGCCCCAACTCATCCTTGATTAGTTGGACCTCTTGTCGAAGCCCTCCCAATAGGCTTCCCTCCTCTCGGAGTAAGGTTGCGAGATGATCTGACACAAAAGAGAGAACAGTTTCTGCCATTTTCAGTCTTTCTTTTTAACCTAAGAATGTCGGGGAAGGCGGCTTCTGGTTTATAGGATAGGACAGTCCAGTTGTAATA contains:
- the LOC113758928 gene encoding vacuolar protein sorting-associated protein 55 homolog, which translates into the protein IKSGGIVLQILACALYNNWWPMLTVIMYVVLPMPLILLAGSDTLSLFSESQSGWADVTKFLTGASAVGSIAIPIILKHAGVIGWGAMAMELSSFFTFVLAIMCFIGTSEDDGYSIL